The proteins below are encoded in one region of Clostridium estertheticum:
- a CDS encoding DUF4363 family protein translates to MKNVLIAFSLFVIMMVGIFLSVNIINVKCSKLQDLNCTLESYIIKEKYQDAYKLSLNYIAEWKKTSKLLTIYTHHEDLDNIDSEILKLTQYIKIKDKSEGLATVHVMKYLVDHIMSHEKVSISNIF, encoded by the coding sequence ATGAAAAATGTTTTGATAGCCTTTAGCTTGTTCGTTATAATGATGGTAGGAATATTTTTATCTGTAAATATTATAAACGTCAAATGTAGCAAGTTACAAGATTTAAATTGTACTCTTGAGAGCTATATAATTAAAGAAAAGTATCAAGATGCATACAAATTATCACTAAACTACATAGCTGAGTGGAAGAAAACTTCTAAACTTTTAACTATATATACACACCATGAAGACTTAGATAATATAGATAGTGAGATTTTAAAATTAACTCAATATATAAAAATTAAAGATAAGTCAGAAGGATTAGCCACTGTTCATGTTATGAAATATCTTGTTGATCATATAATGTCCCATGAAAAGGTATCTATAAGCAATATTTTTTGA
- a CDS encoding DUF421 domain-containing protein, whose product MLVLVIRTFFLYFSIIFIMRMMGKKQIGQLEPFELVIALMISDLATFPMEDIRIPLLHAIIPIITLLFLQVASSYIELKSEKARKLLTGTPSILIRDGKIDVKELRYQRFNINDLLEELRLKGYFNLSDIQYAILETSGALSILPKTGQSTATKDDLNITITQESLPIPLIMDGIINYKNLKLLEKDETWLKNILKKNKISYASDLFIGMLDSKNKFYYQLKEGKGNKK is encoded by the coding sequence GTGCTTGTTTTAGTAATCAGAACTTTTTTCTTATACTTTTCAATAATATTTATTATGAGGATGATGGGTAAAAAGCAAATAGGTCAGCTTGAACCCTTTGAACTAGTAATTGCTTTAATGATTTCCGATCTTGCAACCTTTCCAATGGAAGATATAAGAATACCACTTTTACATGCCATTATACCAATAATTACTTTGCTATTTCTGCAAGTAGCTTCATCTTATATTGAGCTAAAAAGTGAAAAGGCTAGGAAACTCTTAACGGGTACCCCCAGCATATTAATAAGAGACGGCAAAATTGATGTCAAAGAGCTAAGATATCAAAGATTTAATATTAATGATTTGTTAGAAGAACTTAGATTAAAAGGATATTTTAATTTATCCGATATCCAATATGCTATTTTGGAGACTAGTGGTGCATTGTCTATATTACCAAAAACCGGTCAATCTACGGCTACAAAAGATGATTTAAATATAACCATAACTCAAGAGTCTTTACCTATACCCTTGATTATGGATGGTATCATTAATTATAAAAATTTAAAACTTTTAGAAAAAGATGAAACTTGGCTAAAAAATATATTAAAAAAAAATAAAATCTCCTATGCAAGTGATCTCTTCATAGGAATGCTTGACTCTAAAAATAAGTTTTATTATCAACTTAAAGAAGGGAAAGGTAATAAAAAATGA
- a CDS encoding nucleoside kinase, whose product MGSFDIVLKDGRNVVAKEGTTLNDIIKENNLKNDLPVVLGKINNKIYELGTAIMNGGNFETVDIASRIGMTTYVRTLQFVLIKAISELFPRANISIEHSLSKGLFGEIYKTQTLDIDDIYDIKNRMSEIIKADIPIRKITFSKERAVEIFTQYNMQDKVKLLKYVNSKEIKLYELNGRYDYFYGPMAYSTGILKIFDLMYYEPGFILRYPTMDDPDRLPKFNKQEKLAKVFYEAAQWGEILGVGSVGALNDEVVNGDIVNLIRVAEALHEKKIAYIADMIHKRRLAKLVLIAGPSSSGKTTFSKRLGVQLTVNGLIPTFISLDDYFLDRETTPRDENGDYDFESIYALDLKLFNKDLELLLSGAEIEIPSFNFKTGKREWVNNKIKMPQNGIVIVEGIHGLNEILTSSIPKESKFKIYISPLTQLNVDDHNRISTTDVRMIRRIVRDYLSRGYGAEDTLKMWPSIKRGEEKNIFVFQEQADVMFNSSSVYELCVLKKFALEELNKLGEDSPVYYQASKLRSFLNFFKDVDKDLVPDNSIIREFTGGSCFYQY is encoded by the coding sequence ATGGGCAGTTTCGATATAGTGCTTAAGGATGGTAGAAACGTAGTAGCCAAAGAGGGAACTACGTTAAATGATATTATTAAAGAAAATAATTTAAAAAATGATTTACCAGTAGTTCTAGGTAAAATTAATAATAAAATTTATGAACTAGGAACCGCTATTATGAATGGGGGTAATTTTGAAACTGTGGATATTGCTAGCAGAATAGGAATGACGACCTACGTTAGGACTCTTCAATTTGTATTGATAAAAGCAATTTCAGAATTATTTCCAAGAGCTAATATTTCTATAGAACATTCGTTAAGTAAAGGGTTGTTCGGAGAAATATATAAAACGCAAACACTTGACATTGATGATATATATGACATAAAAAATAGAATGAGTGAAATAATAAAAGCAGATATCCCTATAAGAAAAATAACGTTTTCCAAAGAGAGGGCAGTGGAGATATTTACGCAGTATAATATGCAAGATAAAGTAAAGCTTTTAAAATATGTTAACTCAAAGGAAATAAAACTTTATGAATTAAATGGAAGATATGATTATTTTTATGGACCTATGGCCTATTCAACAGGTATACTAAAAATATTTGATTTGATGTATTATGAGCCAGGTTTTATACTAAGATATCCGACTATGGATGACCCGGACAGACTTCCTAAGTTTAACAAACAAGAAAAATTAGCTAAAGTGTTTTATGAAGCAGCGCAATGGGGAGAAATACTAGGGGTTGGAAGTGTCGGTGCACTAAATGATGAAGTGGTAAATGGTGACATTGTTAACTTAATCAGGGTGGCAGAGGCGCTTCATGAAAAGAAAATCGCATATATTGCGGATATGATTCATAAGAGGAGATTAGCTAAACTAGTGCTTATAGCAGGACCATCATCTTCAGGGAAAACCACTTTTTCAAAGAGGTTAGGTGTTCAATTAACTGTAAATGGATTAATACCAACATTTATTTCGTTAGATGATTATTTTCTTGATAGAGAAACCACACCAAGAGATGAAAACGGTGATTATGATTTTGAATCTATATATGCTTTGGATTTAAAACTTTTTAACAAGGATTTAGAATTACTACTTTCTGGCGCGGAAATCGAAATACCAAGTTTTAATTTTAAAACAGGAAAGAGGGAATGGGTTAATAATAAAATTAAAATGCCCCAAAATGGAATTGTGATTGTAGAAGGAATACATGGATTAAATGAAATATTAACTTCATCAATACCTAAAGAGAGTAAGTTTAAAATATATATAAGTCCTTTAACGCAACTAAATGTAGATGATCATAATAGAATTTCGACAACAGATGTAAGAATGATTAGGAGAATAGTTAGAGATTATTTATCTAGGGGATATGGCGCCGAAGATACTCTTAAAATGTGGCCTTCTATAAAACGTGGAGAGGAAAAAAATATTTTTGTATTTCAAGAGCAGGCAGATGTAATGTTTAACTCTAGTTCAGTCTATGAGCTTTGTGTGCTTAAGAAATTTGCATTAGAAGAGCTTAATAAATTGGGTGAAGATAGCCCAGTATATTATCAAGCAAGTAAATTAAGAAGTTTCTTAAACTTCTTTAAAGATGTAGACAAAGACTTGGTTCCAGATAATTCAATAATCAGAGAATTCACTGGTGGAAGTTGTTTTTATCAATACTGA
- the sdaAB gene encoding L-serine ammonia-lyase, iron-sulfur-dependent subunit beta produces the protein MKNYSAFDILGPIMIGPSSSHTAGAARLAKVASIIAGKNIMSVKFVLHGSFAKTYKGHGTDKALIAGILGMDPWDDRLKDSMNIAKEEGLNVEFAFADLGDVHPNTVKFVITKKSGRLIKIIGSSVGGGNILIFNVDGEAVEFTGNYPTIIVRHKDIPGMISKVSTILYEENINIAFMNVYRNSRGLNATMVFETDTIVGKDVLNRIKCMGNIYNIREIAPLVES, from the coding sequence ATGAAAAATTATAGTGCTTTTGATATATTAGGTCCAATTATGATTGGGCCATCAAGTTCTCATACAGCTGGTGCGGCGAGGCTTGCTAAGGTTGCTTCTATTATTGCGGGTAAAAACATAATGTCAGTCAAATTTGTGCTTCATGGGTCTTTTGCTAAAACATATAAAGGACATGGTACAGATAAGGCATTAATTGCAGGAATTTTAGGGATGGATCCTTGGGATGATAGGCTTAAGGATTCAATGAATATAGCTAAAGAGGAAGGACTAAATGTTGAGTTTGCTTTTGCAGATTTGGGTGATGTTCATCCGAATACTGTAAAGTTTGTTATAACGAAAAAAAGTGGTAGACTAATCAAAATTATTGGCTCCTCTGTTGGAGGAGGAAATATTTTAATATTTAATGTTGATGGAGAAGCGGTTGAGTTTACAGGCAATTATCCAACAATTATAGTTAGGCATAAAGATATTCCAGGTATGATTTCAAAAGTAAGTACTATATTATATGAGGAAAATATTAATATAGCATTTATGAATGTATATAGAAATAGTAGAGGATTAAACGCCACTATGGTTTTTGAAACAGATACTATAGTGGGTAAAGATGTTCTAAATAGAATTAAGTGTATGGGCAATATATATAATATAAGAGAAATTGCACCATTGGTAGAGTCGTAA
- the sdaAA gene encoding L-serine ammonia-lyase, iron-sulfur-dependent, subunit alpha has protein sequence MFVNKGIDLLNICKEKNIPIWEYTIMCEMDESGLSRSQIIEKMRKNLNTMKEAAEYGLTNETRSISGLIGGDAIKLNRYAQAKNTLTGEFMIKAMARAVSCSEVNATMGKIVAAPTAGSCGIIPAVVITAGEKLNKTEDDLINALFTAAGIGIIIAKNATLSGAEGGCQAECGSAAAMGAAAVVEMMGGTPAMAMDAAAIVIKNILGLVCDPVAGLVEVPCAKRNIAGAVSALTTADLAMSGVTSRIPFDDTVIAMYKVGKQLPCELRETAMGGLATTPTGLKLAKEILSK, from the coding sequence GTGTTCGTAAACAAAGGAATAGATCTTCTAAATATATGTAAGGAAAAGAATATACCAATTTGGGAATATACTATAATGTGTGAAATGGATGAGAGTGGGCTTTCACGAAGCCAAATTATTGAAAAGATGAGAAAAAATTTAAATACTATGAAAGAAGCAGCAGAATATGGGCTTACGAATGAAACTAGGTCAATAAGTGGGTTGATAGGAGGCGATGCAATTAAATTAAACAGGTATGCACAGGCTAAAAATACATTAACAGGTGAATTTATGATAAAAGCAATGGCAAGAGCTGTTTCTTGCTCAGAGGTAAATGCAACTATGGGTAAAATAGTTGCAGCACCTACAGCGGGCTCTTGTGGGATAATCCCAGCTGTAGTTATTACTGCTGGTGAAAAGTTAAATAAAACTGAAGATGACTTGATTAATGCATTATTTACGGCTGCTGGAATAGGTATTATAATTGCTAAAAATGCTACGCTATCAGGTGCTGAAGGTGGATGTCAGGCTGAATGTGGTTCGGCGGCAGCTATGGGCGCGGCCGCGGTAGTTGAAATGATGGGTGGAACCCCTGCTATGGCAATGGATGCAGCCGCTATTGTAATAAAAAACATATTAGGGCTAGTATGTGACCCAGTTGCAGGTTTGGTTGAAGTACCTTGCGCTAAACGAAATATAGCTGGGGCAGTAAGTGCTTTAACTACTGCAGATCTTGCTATGAGTGGAGTTACAAGTCGAATACCTTTTGATGATACAGTAATTGCAATGTACAAGGTAGGTAAGCAATTGCCTTGCGAATTAAGAGAGACTGCTATGGGTGGACTTGCAACTACACCTACAGGGCTAAAACTTGCAAAAGAAATTTTATCAAAATAA
- the pssA gene encoding CDP-diacylglycerol--serine O-phosphatidyltransferase, which yields MEKSFIPNILTFGNLVFGLLSLLMTFQANYKLSVIFILLAALMDRYDGQVARLLKVSSELGKELDSLADLVSFGVAPAVLIFNLYDFISLGNLGYVCFLVYPVAGAYRLARYNNSTFNNVYTGIPITLAGILVALYALVTLNSPHNFPLTIIIMFILSYLMVSKFKIKKM from the coding sequence GTGGAAAAATCTTTTATACCAAATATTCTTACCTTTGGAAATTTAGTTTTTGGTTTGTTATCTTTGTTAATGACATTTCAAGCTAATTACAAGTTATCTGTAATTTTTATATTGTTAGCTGCTCTTATGGACAGATATGATGGTCAAGTAGCACGACTTTTAAAAGTATCTAGTGAACTTGGAAAAGAACTAGATTCATTAGCAGATTTAGTATCTTTTGGAGTTGCACCGGCTGTATTAATATTTAATTTATATGATTTCATCTCGCTTGGAAATTTAGGTTATGTTTGTTTTTTAGTATACCCTGTAGCTGGTGCATATAGACTAGCAAGATATAATAACTCTACATTTAATAATGTTTATACAGGTATTCCTATTACTTTAGCCGGAATACTCGTAGCACTTTATGCTCTAGTTACTTTAAACTCACCGCATAACTTCCCACTTACTATTATTATAATGTTTATACTCTCTTACCTTATGGTAAGTAAATTTAAAATTAAAAAAATGTGA
- a CDS encoding CBS domain-containing protein, producing MKISEIMTKEVISLSVDDTVERAAQIMREYNIGSIPVNTEGRGVVGIITDRDIILRCVAEGKDTKIQNIREIMTSNPVVGDENIDVNDATRIMGERQIRRLPITSNSELIGIVSLGDLALEPNLKQETTDVLGEISIPCSHCF from the coding sequence ATGAAAATTTCGGAAATAATGACTAAAGAAGTTATAAGTTTATCGGTAGATGATACAGTTGAACGTGCAGCCCAAATTATGAGAGAGTATAATATAGGATCAATTCCCGTAAATACAGAGGGTAGAGGAGTAGTTGGTATTATAACTGATAGAGATATAATTTTAAGATGTGTAGCAGAAGGTAAGGACACTAAAATACAAAATATAAGAGAAATTATGACTTCTAACCCAGTAGTAGGAGATGAAAATATAGATGTTAATGATGCTACTAGGATTATGGGTGAGAGGCAAATAAGAAGATTGCCAATTACTTCAAATAGTGAATTAATTGGGATCGTATCACTAGGAGATTTAGCATTAGAACCAAATTTAAAACAGGAAACTACAGACGTCTTGGGTGAAATTTCAATTCCTTGTTCACATTGTTTTTAA